A region of Allocoleopsis franciscana PCC 7113 DNA encodes the following proteins:
- a CDS encoding FKBP-type peptidyl-prolyl cis-trans isomerase — protein MVQAKSGDTVKIHYTGKLDDGTVFDSSVNREPLEFTLNQGQVIPGFEEAVMGMTPGESKTQKIPVDQAYGPYREEMVIQVNREQLPPDLEPEVGQQLQVQQPNGQAVPVFITEVSNGKVTLDANHPLAGENLTFDIQLVEIS, from the coding sequence ATGGTACAAGCAAAATCGGGTGACACCGTCAAAATTCACTATACGGGCAAACTAGACGATGGCACAGTGTTTGATTCCTCCGTTAACCGTGAACCGTTAGAATTCACACTCAATCAGGGGCAAGTCATCCCTGGTTTCGAGGAAGCGGTGATGGGAATGACTCCTGGAGAATCAAAAACTCAAAAAATTCCTGTGGATCAAGCCTATGGTCCTTATCGAGAAGAAATGGTGATTCAAGTCAACAGAGAACAACTGCCACCAGACTTGGAACCGGAAGTCGGTCAGCAATTACAAGTCCAACAGCCGAATGGACAAGCTGTGCCAGTTTTTATTACAGAGGTTTCTAATGGCAAGGTAACCTTAGATGCCAATCATCCTCTGGCTGGCGAGAACCTAACCTTTGATATTCAGTTGGTTGAAATCAGCTAA